A window of the Tunturibacter empetritectus genome harbors these coding sequences:
- a CDS encoding CRTAC1 family protein yields the protein MKFTRRNFIAGACAGAASPYLSAVLPPIASSPLFRSVPASQSGLTWVHDNGKSSMRWLPESMCSGCAFFDFDNDGWMDIFLVNTGPSDFYKPQKPTRCALYKNNRDGTFTDVTEKAGLQGNVWGEGVAIGDYDGDGWPDLYLTAYGANKLYKNNRDGTFTDVTKQAGVAAEGWSTSAVWFDYDNDGRLDLFVCSFVEYSRDTKVSCGNNALGVRYYCTPRIFSPRPSLLFHNNGDGTFTEVGHSSAIGENPTKAHGVVAADLNGDGRMDLFVANDTAANYLFMNRGGGKWEEVGFNAGVSFSEGGQARSGMGVDAGDYDNDGKIDLFVANIDREQFALYHNDGNETYTDLAGKTGIGFATATLSGWGLKFFDYDNDGDLDLILSNGHPDDMVDQYSPNVTWKEPLLLFHGDGKGAFENVSKLAGPEFAMQWGARGLALGDFNNDGGVDVLINNNGGAPLLLENRTGKKNHWLGLKLVGTKANVDAVGTVVTWSFAGTTRTRQKVGGGSYLSSHDPRMVLGIGQAAKIDAIEIKWPLPSGKTERFDKLPIDRYITIVEGKGI from the coding sequence ATGAAGTTCACTCGCCGTAATTTTATTGCGGGGGCATGTGCCGGCGCTGCCTCACCTTATCTCTCAGCCGTGTTGCCGCCGATAGCTTCTTCGCCGCTGTTCCGGAGCGTTCCCGCTTCGCAGAGCGGACTCACCTGGGTGCATGACAATGGCAAAAGCTCGATGCGATGGTTGCCGGAGAGTATGTGCTCTGGTTGCGCGTTCTTTGACTTTGACAACGACGGGTGGATGGATATCTTTCTCGTCAACACAGGCCCGAGCGACTTCTACAAACCGCAGAAGCCGACCCGCTGCGCGCTTTACAAGAACAATCGCGACGGCACCTTCACCGATGTCACCGAGAAGGCAGGACTGCAAGGCAATGTGTGGGGCGAGGGTGTTGCTATTGGTGACTACGACGGGGATGGGTGGCCCGATCTTTATCTGACGGCCTATGGAGCGAACAAGCTGTACAAGAACAATCGCGATGGAACGTTTACGGATGTCACTAAGCAGGCGGGAGTCGCGGCAGAGGGATGGTCTACCTCGGCGGTGTGGTTCGACTACGACAACGATGGCAGGCTGGACCTGTTCGTGTGCAGCTTCGTAGAGTACTCGCGGGATACCAAGGTAAGTTGCGGCAATAATGCCCTGGGGGTGCGCTACTACTGCACACCACGCATCTTTTCGCCGCGGCCAAGCCTACTGTTTCATAACAACGGCGATGGCACGTTCACAGAGGTGGGGCACAGCAGTGCGATTGGAGAAAACCCGACCAAGGCTCATGGCGTTGTGGCGGCGGATCTGAATGGCGACGGCAGGATGGACCTGTTCGTTGCGAACGACACGGCGGCGAACTACCTCTTCATGAATCGCGGAGGCGGTAAGTGGGAGGAGGTCGGATTCAACGCCGGGGTCTCGTTCAGCGAAGGAGGGCAGGCGCGCTCCGGGATGGGAGTGGATGCGGGGGACTACGATAACGACGGCAAGATCGATTTATTCGTGGCCAACATCGACCGCGAGCAGTTTGCGCTTTATCACAATGACGGCAACGAGACTTACACGGACCTTGCGGGGAAGACCGGCATCGGTTTTGCGACTGCGACATTGAGCGGCTGGGGCTTAAAGTTCTTTGACTATGACAACGATGGCGACCTCGACCTCATTCTTTCGAACGGACACCCGGACGATATGGTGGACCAGTACTCGCCGAACGTCACCTGGAAAGAGCCGCTGCTGTTGTTCCACGGAGACGGTAAAGGCGCATTTGAGAACGTGAGCAAGCTGGCTGGCCCGGAGTTTGCCATGCAGTGGGGAGCGCGGGGACTTGCTCTTGGCGACTTCAACAACGATGGCGGCGTGGATGTGTTGATCAATAACAATGGAGGCGCGCCGCTGCTGCTTGAGAATCGCACGGGAAAGAAGAATCACTGGCTGGGTCTGAAGCTGGTCGGCACGAAGGCGAATGTTGATGCGGTAGGTACGGTGGTCACCTGGAGCTTTGCCGGTACGACACGCACACGGCAGAAGGTGGGCGGCGGAAGTTATCTGTCTTCGCACGATCCGCGGATGGTGCTTGGGATTGGGCAGGCTGCGAAGATCGATGCGATTGAGATTAAGTGGCCACTGCCTTCGGGCAAGACCGAGAGGTTCGACAAGCTGCCGATCGATCGTTACATCACGATCGTCGAAGGCAAGGGGATTTAG
- a CDS encoding multiheme c-type cytochrome translates to MRASERAVDQTASSALHTPLALSAYAGDAACLACHQQISESYVHTAHHLTSQVASAESIHGSFSAGANALKTANPGLTFEMQAMPDGSFTQTANYVTRTGTLQTLTQPIDLVTGSGRKGQTYLYWAGELLFELPVSYWTVGKEWINSPGYQDGTAHFDRPIAPQCLECHASYFESLAPPVNRFDRTKLVLGIGCERCHGPGAEHVRRERLSPQPRPGSSEEAIVNPARLDRERQIDVCALCHAGAGEALAQPLSFKPGDVLAEYVRSPAVLPGAPLDVHTNQVQLLRESKCFLSSNMTCSTCHDTHEEQRDVAALSSKCLGCHTQKACPKYKTLPAAIKTRCVECHMPLQHSNTLFSDNSGERLTPKVRNHRIAVYAEFTAK, encoded by the coding sequence GTGAGAGCTTCGGAACGTGCGGTAGATCAGACGGCGTCCTCTGCTTTGCATACTCCTCTAGCGCTATCGGCTTATGCGGGTGATGCCGCGTGCCTCGCCTGCCATCAACAGATCTCTGAAAGCTATGTGCATACTGCGCATCATTTGACGTCGCAGGTTGCATCTGCGGAGTCGATTCACGGCAGTTTCAGCGCCGGGGCGAATGCGCTGAAGACCGCTAATCCTGGATTGACGTTTGAGATGCAGGCGATGCCGGATGGCAGCTTCACGCAGACTGCCAACTATGTCACGCGGACGGGCACGCTACAGACCTTGACTCAGCCGATCGATCTTGTTACGGGGTCTGGGCGGAAGGGGCAGACATATCTCTACTGGGCAGGAGAGCTGCTGTTCGAGTTGCCGGTCTCGTATTGGACTGTCGGCAAGGAGTGGATCAACAGCCCGGGATATCAGGATGGCACGGCGCATTTTGACCGCCCCATTGCGCCACAGTGCCTGGAGTGTCATGCCTCTTACTTCGAGTCTCTCGCTCCGCCGGTGAATCGATTTGACCGGACGAAGCTGGTGCTGGGTATTGGCTGCGAGCGCTGCCATGGGCCGGGTGCAGAGCATGTGCGCCGCGAGCGGTTGAGTCCGCAGCCGCGTCCGGGCTCCTCGGAAGAAGCGATTGTGAATCCGGCGCGGCTTGATCGTGAGAGGCAGATCGACGTCTGTGCGTTGTGCCATGCGGGAGCGGGAGAGGCATTGGCACAGCCGCTTTCTTTTAAGCCGGGCGATGTGCTGGCGGAGTATGTTCGATCTCCTGCCGTACTTCCGGGTGCGCCGTTGGACGTTCACACCAACCAGGTGCAACTGCTTCGTGAGAGCAAGTGTTTTCTGTCGAGCAATATGACTTGTTCTACCTGCCACGACACGCATGAGGAGCAGCGGGATGTAGCGGCACTCTCGTCAAAGTGCCTTGGGTGCCATACACAAAAGGCGTGCCCGAAGTATAAGACGCTGCCTGCGGCCATCAAAACTCGCTGCGTCGAGTGTCATATGCCTCTGCAGCATTCGAACACGCTGTTCTCGGACAACTCGGGAGAACGCCTCACGCCCAAGGTTCGCAATCACCGCATTGCTGTTTATGCGGAGTTCACGGCGAAGTGA
- a CDS encoding GH116 family glycosyl-hydrolase: protein MKERTSRRTFVKQAALGAVLLPKLDTNLLASHGVSNEKDSPAATPSSSNATPTPELNFPRTFTGRNLARIAFPVGGIGTGGVELGGRGDLRLWQIFNRPESGDLLRYTFAAIHVEGAGAAPFTSILERKLLPPYDQWDYREGIRGVGALDMPRMTEAVFSSSFPVAKINFSDPHCPVDVSLTAFSPFYPVDADDSGLPIGVFEYNVKNTSQTPATVAIALSIENPCHGAKWGTNVLRSIPGSTLPTGVFMTNPTLAVDAPKSGSFALLALPEEGSSLQLTEAWPNQGIYSLEKIWKSFAADGSIPKDFASEKEKDPIGSASIRTTIAAGSTARFRFLLAWHYPNRTPEGIGWGAPKGMEKVNLGNFYATRFHNAWEVAEYTIKNLPELERRTHAFAATMRDATLPASVKDAAASNLSTLVSNTSFRIADGSFHGYEGCSNSTGGQGPGSCTHVWNYEVATSYVFPALSRSMRETSFGYATQASGHMDFRHKLPLGYEHFTLTEPDHQAAADGQMGQIVRLYLDWRISGDTPWMLKYRPAAKRALAYAWIKGGWDANRDGVMEGAQHNTYDIQFLGPTGMMQSWYLAALRASAAMAKAANDNEFAAECERIEQAGREWTDKHLFQGEFYIQQIRPVPLADVDPALLSGEINTADPHSQLGPACHIDQIIGQYMAGMAGLGDLLSADNMRTALRSIHRYNQRMGPYAMLGTHRMYAVNDEPALRICAYKKPEDIPVNPMAYSSENWCGLEHAVSATMIQYGLIDEAIQHVTDVRARHDGESRNPMDELEWGHHYARSMASWALIPALSGFRHDAVLQQLTVQPKMSTKQLFRSPWTSNTGWGELRFEANTLTLTVIAGELNFDSLVLPPECGVQTMKLGEEKITAASRRNTDSCTLQFKKEISLTPQQSLRIRYAAPNLT, encoded by the coding sequence GTGAAAGAAAGAACAAGCCGCAGAACCTTTGTTAAGCAGGCTGCATTGGGAGCCGTGCTACTACCGAAGCTGGATACAAATCTGCTTGCGTCACATGGAGTCAGTAACGAAAAAGACTCTCCGGCAGCAACGCCTTCTTCCTCCAACGCAACGCCGACGCCTGAACTTAACTTCCCGCGCACCTTTACTGGACGCAACCTGGCCCGCATCGCGTTTCCCGTTGGCGGCATCGGCACAGGCGGAGTGGAGCTTGGCGGCCGGGGCGATCTTCGCTTATGGCAGATATTTAACCGGCCCGAGAGCGGCGACCTTCTCCGCTACACCTTCGCCGCCATCCACGTAGAGGGCGCGGGGGCAGCGCCGTTCACCTCCATCCTCGAGCGCAAGTTGTTACCGCCCTACGATCAGTGGGACTACCGCGAGGGCATCCGCGGAGTCGGCGCACTCGATATGCCGCGCATGACGGAGGCTGTCTTCTCTTCGAGCTTCCCCGTCGCAAAGATCAACTTCTCCGATCCGCACTGCCCGGTGGACGTCTCACTGACGGCCTTCTCGCCGTTCTACCCAGTTGACGCGGACGACTCCGGTCTGCCCATCGGCGTCTTCGAATACAACGTCAAGAACACTTCACAGACCCCAGCAACAGTGGCGATTGCGCTTTCCATCGAGAACCCATGCCACGGCGCAAAGTGGGGCACCAATGTATTGCGGTCGATCCCAGGCAGCACTCTTCCGACAGGCGTCTTCATGACCAATCCCACGTTGGCAGTGGACGCGCCGAAGAGCGGCAGCTTCGCTCTGCTTGCGCTACCGGAGGAAGGCTCCTCACTGCAACTGACCGAGGCCTGGCCGAACCAGGGCATCTACTCTCTGGAAAAAATCTGGAAGTCCTTCGCGGCGGATGGCAGCATCCCGAAGGACTTTGCATCGGAGAAGGAGAAGGACCCGATCGGCTCGGCTTCAATCCGCACGACAATCGCAGCGGGCAGCACCGCGAGGTTCCGCTTTCTACTGGCCTGGCACTATCCCAACCGCACCCCGGAGGGCATCGGTTGGGGCGCGCCCAAAGGAATGGAAAAGGTAAACCTCGGCAACTTCTATGCGACTCGCTTCCACAATGCATGGGAGGTGGCCGAGTACACGATCAAAAACCTTCCGGAACTGGAACGTAGGACACACGCCTTCGCCGCCACCATGCGCGACGCTACCCTGCCCGCCTCGGTGAAGGATGCGGCCGCCTCGAATCTCTCCACCCTGGTCTCGAATACCAGCTTCCGCATCGCCGACGGCAGCTTCCACGGCTATGAAGGATGCAGCAACAGCACAGGAGGACAAGGTCCCGGCTCTTGTACTCATGTCTGGAACTATGAAGTAGCGACCAGCTACGTCTTTCCGGCGCTCTCCCGTTCTATGCGCGAGACCAGTTTCGGCTATGCCACTCAGGCCAGCGGCCACATGGACTTTCGCCACAAGCTGCCGCTGGGCTATGAGCACTTCACGCTCACTGAGCCGGACCATCAGGCCGCCGCCGATGGGCAGATGGGGCAGATCGTACGGCTCTATCTCGACTGGCGCATCAGCGGAGACACGCCGTGGATGTTGAAGTATCGGCCGGCCGCGAAGCGTGCGCTCGCCTATGCCTGGATCAAGGGCGGATGGGATGCCAATCGAGACGGCGTGATGGAAGGTGCGCAACACAACACCTACGACATCCAATTTCTCGGCCCAACGGGGATGATGCAAAGCTGGTACCTCGCGGCTCTGCGAGCCTCTGCCGCAATGGCAAAAGCCGCGAACGACAACGAGTTCGCTGCAGAGTGCGAACGCATCGAACAAGCCGGAAGAGAGTGGACCGACAAGCATCTCTTCCAAGGCGAGTTCTACATCCAGCAGATACGCCCTGTGCCTCTGGCCGACGTGGACCCCGCGCTGCTCAGCGGCGAGATCAACACCGCCGACCCTCACTCTCAACTAGGTCCCGCCTGCCACATCGACCAGATCATCGGTCAGTACATGGCAGGGATGGCCGGTCTTGGCGATCTGCTTTCCGCAGACAATATGCGCACCGCGTTGAGATCGATTCATCGCTACAACCAGCGCATGGGACCCTACGCGATGCTGGGAACGCATCGCATGTATGCCGTTAACGACGAACCGGCGCTGCGCATCTGCGCTTACAAAAAGCCTGAAGACATTCCCGTGAATCCGATGGCCTACTCCAGCGAAAACTGGTGCGGGTTGGAACACGCCGTCTCCGCCACCATGATCCAGTACGGCCTGATCGACGAAGCCATCCAGCATGTTACAGACGTACGCGCGCGCCACGACGGCGAAAGTAGAAATCCGATGGACGAGCTGGAGTGGGGCCACCACTACGCTCGATCGATGGCAAGTTGGGCCTTGATCCCCGCACTCTCGGGCTTTCGCCACGACGCCGTACTGCAACAGCTCACCGTACAGCCAAAGATGTCAACGAAACAACTCTTTCGTTCTCCATGGACCTCCAACACTGGCTGGGGAGAGCTGCGGTTTGAGGCCAATACGCTGACGCTCACAGTGATTGCGGGTGAGCTAAACTTCGATTCGCTCGTGCTCCCGCCTGAGTGCGGCGTACAAACGATGAAACTTGGCGAAGAAAAGATAACTGCAGCATCTCGCAGGAATACAGATAGCTGCACTCTTCAATTTAAAAAAGAGATAAGCCTGACCCCGCAACAATCCCTGCGGATCAGATATGCGGCCCCAAATTTAACTTAG